Proteins from a single region of Aythya fuligula isolate bAytFul2 chromosome 3, bAytFul2.pri, whole genome shotgun sequence:
- the RRAGD gene encoding ras-related GTP-binding protein D, whose amino-acid sequence MPDRLPWWGGEDWEENWGALHHSAAGPRVRARALRPGRAAARSAQRRGREGPPGAVRGAAAAPHPGPPRRQRGSGGSAAGMSQAPRKLPEEEEEEEGDEEEEEEEEEEEEEEEEIAGLGGYADGAGSFSDGDAGSGGDEAFLDFNDPFSTEVKPRILLMGLRRSGKSSIQKVVFHKMSPNETLFLESTNKICREDVSNSSFVNFQIWDFPGQIDFFDPTFDYEMIFRGTGALIFVIDSQDDYMEALARLHLTVTRAYKVNPDINFEIFIHKVDGLSDDHKIETQRDIHQRANDDLADAGLEKIHLSFYLTSIYDHSIFEAFSKVVQKLIPQLPTLENLLNIFISNSGIEKAFLFDVVSKIYIATDSTPVDMQTYELCCDMIDVVIDISCIYGLKDDGSGTPYDKESMAIIKLNNTTVLYLKEVTKFLALVCFVREESFERKGLIDYNFHCFRKAIQEVFEVRMKVVRSRKHQSHVQKTKRPTPNGTPRMPL is encoded by the exons ATGCCTGACC GACTGCcttggtgggggggggaggattgGGAGGAGAATTGGGGCGCCCTCCACCActcggcggcggggccgcgcgtGCGTGCCCGCGCGCtgaggccgggccgggccgcggcgcGCTCCGCCCAGCGGCGGGGCCGTGAGGGGCCGCCAGGGGCCGTGAGGGGAGCGGCGGCCGCGCCGCACCCGGGTCCCCCCCGCAGGCAGAGGGGGAGCGGCGGGAGCGCGGCCGGCATGAGCCAGGCGCCGAGGAAGCtgccggaggaggaggaggaggaagaaggggacgaggaggaggaggaggaggaggaagaagaggaggaggaggaggaggagatcgCGGGCTTGGGCGGCTACGCCGACGGGGCCGGCTCGTTCTCGGACGGGGacgcggggagcggcggcgaTGAGGCGT ttttggATTTCAACGATCCCTTCAGTACCGAAGTTAAGCCAAGGATCCTGCTCATGGGCTTGAGAAGAAGTGGGAAGTCTTCCATTCAGAAAGTTGTCTTTCACAAAATGTCACCGAATGAGACCCTCTTCCTGGAGAGCACAAACAAGATCTGCAGAGAGGACGTGTCCAACAGCTCCTTCGTCAACTTTCAGATATGGGATTTTCCTGGGCAAATTGACTTCTTTGACCCTACGTTTGACTATGAGATGATTTTCAGAGGCACTGGAGCACTGATATTTGTTATTGACTCTCag gATGATTACATGGAAGCATTAGCTCGGCTGCATCTTACTGTGACCAGAGCCTATAAAGTGAATCCAGACATCAACTTTGAAATCTTTATCCATAAAGTGGATGGTTTATCTGATGATCACAAGATTGAAACGCAAAGAGATATTCACCAGAGGGCAAATGATGACCTTGCAGATGCTGGATTGGAGAAAATCCACCTCAG cttttatcTGACAAGCATATATGATCATTCTATATTTGAAGCATTTAGCAAAGTGGTACAGAAACTGATTCCACAGCTCCCAACACTGGAAAATCTGCTTAACATCTTTATTTCA aatTCTGGGATCgaaaaagcatttctctttgaTGTAGTCAGTAAGATCTACATTGCAACGGATAGCACTCCAGTGGATATGCAAACTTACGAGCTCTGCTGTGATATGATAGATGTTGTGATTGACATTTCGTGTATATATGG GCTTAAAGATGATGGCAGTGGAACTCCTTATGACAAAGAATCAATGGCAATCATAAAACTGAACAATACAACTgtcctttatttaaaagaggTGACAAAATTCCTTGCTCTTGTTTGCTTCGTCAGAGAAGAAAGCTTTGagagaaaag GATTAATAGACTACAATTTCCATTGTTTTCGGAAAGCCATACAAGAAGTATTTGAAGTGAGAATGAAAGTAGTAAGATCTCGAAAACATCAAAGCCATGTGCAAAAAACCAAGAGACCCACTCCCAATGGGACACCAAGAATGCCACTGT